The Rhizobium etli 8C-3 genome has a segment encoding these proteins:
- a CDS encoding VOC family protein, whose amino-acid sequence MAVKRMDNIGIVVEDLDATIDFFRELGLELEGRAAIEGEWAGRVTGLGDQRVEIAMMRTPDGHSRLELSRFITPPVVADHRNAPVNALGYLRVMFAVDDIDETLERLFTHGAKLVGEVVEYKAAYRLCYIRGPEGLLIGLAQELS is encoded by the coding sequence ATGGCGGTCAAGCGGATGGACAATATCGGAATCGTCGTCGAAGACCTTGACGCGACGATTGATTTCTTTCGCGAACTCGGCCTCGAGCTTGAAGGGCGGGCCGCGATCGAAGGAGAGTGGGCCGGACGTGTTACTGGACTGGGCGATCAGCGTGTCGAGATTGCCATGATGCGCACACCCGACGGCCACAGCCGGCTCGAGCTCTCCCGCTTCATCACGCCGCCCGTCGTCGCAGATCACCGGAACGCCCCGGTCAATGCACTCGGCTACCTCCGCGTCATGTTCGCCGTCGACGACATCGACGAGACGCTTGAAAGGCTCTTCACGCATGGCGCCAAGCTCGTAGGCGAAGTCGTCGAGTATAAGGCCGCGTATCGGCTCTGCTACATCCGTGGGCCCGAAGGGCTTCTCATCGGACTCGCCCAAGAACTCAGTTGA
- a CDS encoding class I SAM-dependent methyltransferase: MKTREERLRLRSSTPRTRLDFVHTEGAKLLPDRNELLYRLPNRAVAAEIGVAEGEFTCEILKRNRPEKLFLIDPWGMDRYSAGMATVSEKFAGEIKEGTVVIRQGTSLEALSMFDDSFFDWVYIDTDHSFELTWKELVLSNSKVNRGGRIAGHDFCTGNTVKPIVYGVVEAVNKFCLEYGWRFEYLTLDPDAHFSFCLQRL; encoded by the coding sequence GTGAAAACGCGCGAAGAGCGGCTGCGTCTGAGGAGCAGCACACCTCGAACAAGGCTTGATTTTGTCCATACCGAAGGCGCCAAACTCCTGCCTGATCGCAATGAACTCCTTTATCGTCTGCCCAATCGTGCAGTTGCAGCCGAGATCGGAGTAGCTGAAGGAGAGTTCACGTGTGAAATCCTCAAGCGGAATCGCCCCGAAAAACTATTCCTGATCGATCCGTGGGGAATGGATCGTTACTCGGCCGGCATGGCGACGGTGAGCGAGAAATTCGCCGGCGAGATAAAAGAGGGAACAGTGGTGATCCGGCAGGGCACGTCGCTTGAAGCTCTAAGCATGTTTGACGACAGTTTTTTCGACTGGGTTTATATCGACACGGATCATTCCTTCGAACTCACCTGGAAGGAACTGGTCCTTTCAAACAGCAAGGTTAATCGCGGCGGGCGAATTGCGGGCCACGATTTTTGTACCGGCAATACCGTAAAGCCGATCGTCTACGGCGTCGTGGAAGCCGTCAACAAGTTCTGCTTGGAATATGGATGGCGCTTCGAATACCTGACGCTGGATCCAGATGCGCATTTTTCCTTCTGCCTGCAGCGCCTTTGA
- a CDS encoding YoaK family protein, translating to MLIRQGHERNEQIDRKLASCLAAIAGALNAAAFYAVGFFSANMTGNISIFSDHIAVGAWISALFYLAIIVTFILGAAVSTLLINAGRRRNINAIYAYSILTEGILLAILGCADLWLLGEWRAPVLVIGLAFLMGLQNAVVTRISNARVRTTHISGMATDVGIELGMMFDILRGRERPSEAQHDRAKLLLHVQTILAFLFGGILGVLVYRSAGGLLLIATAALLLAIAMAGIFRVRQQRVQA from the coding sequence ATGCTGATCCGCCAGGGGCACGAACGCAACGAACAGATTGACAGGAAGCTCGCCTCTTGTCTTGCGGCCATCGCCGGCGCGCTCAACGCGGCCGCCTTTTACGCGGTCGGCTTCTTTTCGGCAAACATGACCGGAAACATTTCCATATTTTCCGATCACATTGCCGTCGGCGCGTGGATTTCCGCCCTGTTCTACCTTGCGATCATCGTAACCTTCATCCTGGGCGCAGCCGTCTCGACGCTGCTCATCAATGCCGGCCGCAGACGCAATATAAATGCCATCTACGCCTACAGCATCCTGACCGAAGGGATCTTGCTTGCAATACTTGGCTGTGCCGACCTTTGGCTGCTTGGAGAATGGCGAGCACCGGTTCTGGTGATCGGCCTTGCCTTTCTCATGGGACTTCAAAACGCAGTCGTCACCCGCATTTCCAACGCTCGGGTGAGGACCACCCACATCTCGGGAATGGCGACCGATGTCGGAATCGAGCTCGGGATGATGTTCGACATCCTGCGCGGGCGGGAGCGACCCAGCGAGGCGCAGCATGACCGCGCCAAACTCCTTTTACATGTCCAAACCATTCTCGCGTTTCTGTTCGGCGGGATCCTGGGCGTCCTCGTCTATCGCTCCGCCGGCGGCTTATTGCTTATCGCCACTGCCGCGCTACTGCTGGCGATTGCCATGGCCGGCATTTTCAGGGTGCGGCAGCAGCGGGTACAGGCGTGA
- a CDS encoding ABC transporter ATP-binding protein, producing MADTGVVLAGVRKSFAGLDVIHGIDLEIAEGSFVVFVGPSGCGKSTLLRMIAGLEEVTDGEIEIKGRNVTDLDPSERGIAMVFQSYALYPHMNVRENLAFGLKMAKTAAAEIEARVMAASAILKIEHLLDRKPGQLSGGQRQRVAIGRAIVRKPHVFLFDEPLSNLDAELRVSMRIEIARLHRELANTMIYVTHDQTEAMTLADKIVVLRDGRIEQSGTPREVYENPANVFVAGFIGSPRMNLLQATWSGDGTISVAGTAIPAPIASGKLSAGDRLTFGVRPEHFIVAEAAAQTLRARVDFSEYLGGTQYLYCQLDDGGAVTAEHRSSVPIEAGDTIHLASEMTKRRFFDSDGKRLAD from the coding sequence CTGGCTGACACTGGCGTCGTGCTGGCGGGCGTCCGCAAGAGTTTCGCTGGCCTTGATGTCATTCACGGCATCGACCTTGAAATTGCCGAAGGTTCCTTCGTTGTCTTCGTGGGACCCTCCGGCTGCGGAAAGTCGACGCTGCTTCGCATGATTGCCGGATTGGAAGAGGTTACTGACGGCGAGATCGAGATCAAGGGGCGCAATGTCACCGATCTCGATCCGTCCGAGCGCGGCATTGCCATGGTGTTTCAGTCGTATGCTCTTTACCCACACATGAACGTTCGCGAAAACCTCGCATTCGGACTGAAGATGGCGAAAACGGCGGCAGCAGAGATCGAAGCACGCGTGATGGCCGCGTCCGCGATTTTGAAGATCGAGCACCTGCTCGACCGCAAGCCCGGACAACTCTCCGGCGGTCAGCGCCAACGCGTGGCGATCGGCCGGGCAATCGTGCGCAAGCCGCACGTGTTTTTGTTCGACGAGCCGCTTTCCAATCTCGATGCCGAATTGCGGGTCTCGATGCGCATCGAGATCGCTCGGCTACATCGCGAACTCGCCAACACGATGATCTATGTCACGCATGACCAGACCGAGGCGATGACACTTGCCGACAAGATCGTCGTTCTTCGCGATGGGCGCATCGAACAATCCGGAACGCCGCGCGAGGTCTATGAGAACCCGGCCAATGTCTTCGTAGCGGGCTTCATCGGTTCACCGCGGATGAATTTACTGCAAGCGACATGGTCGGGCGACGGCACAATCAGCGTCGCCGGGACGGCCATCCCGGCGCCGATTGCATCTGGCAAGCTTTCAGCTGGCGACAGGCTTACATTCGGCGTTCGCCCGGAGCACTTCATTGTCGCTGAAGCTGCGGCACAGACGCTTAGAGCGCGCGTTGATTTTTCTGAATACCTTGGCGGAACCCAGTACCTCTACTGCCAGCTCGATGATGGAGGGGCCGTTACCGCTGAACACAGGTCTTCGGTTCCAATCGAGGCCGGTGACACTATCCATCTCGCAAGCGAGATGACCAAGCGCCGCTTCTTCGATTCAGATGGGAAGCGGCTGGCGGATTGA